The Ictalurus punctatus breed USDA103 chromosome 9, Coco_2.0, whole genome shotgun sequence genome contains a region encoding:
- the si:dkeyp-110a12.4 gene encoding pancreatic secretory granule membrane major glycoprotein GP2: MTPASLTIWCLLTIWMLIPDVHLEEEELNETVICTNEQIQVTIPSAFFLSKDPPVYIWDLHLNDPECRGSEVGDDYVFTIKTNLTDCGTIMASDEAYIMFTNTILNNNTDIITRSYVNITFGCRYPANYVVQQPNGENMIRVDIRTITLDTEDGNFSVSMMLYKDEDFEDKWTTVPSLMLDDNIYVKVFMIPANLMLRVERCWATPYHDPYSNIQYTFIKNSCPVLTNYQTLAVMKNGRGPEALFRIQMFKFVGSSYRDIFLHCNVQICHSSTGACRPNCSTEDASARTRRDVALSHTVSYGPIKRREVHSDKSILNVSVPSVETFVLGGLLVVLLLITGVFGRLWLKTRRSYPTQEAQLTLSNIHHISEVAS; encoded by the exons atgacACCTGCTTCACTGACCATCTGGTGTCTCCTCACAATTTGGATGCTAATCCCAGATGTGCATCTCGAGGAAGAGG AGCTTAATGAAACTGTCATATGTACCAATGAGCAGATACAAGTGACCATTCCAAGTGCTTTTTTTCTCAGCAAGGACCCCCCTGTTTAT ATTTGGGATTTGCATCTAAATGACCCAGAGTGTCGTGGCTCTGAGGTTGGGGACGACTATGTCTTCACTATCAAGACTAATCTTACCGATTGTGGCACCATCATG gCATCGGATGAGGCTTACATCATGTTCACCAACACcattcttaataataatacagacatCATCACTAGAAGCTACGTCAACATTACATTTGGATGTCGCTACCCAGCAAACTACGTGGTCCAGCAGCCTAACGGAGAAAATATGATCCGCGTGGACATCAG GACGATCACTCTGGACACAGAAGATGGAAATTTCTCAGTGTCCATGATGCTTTATAAAGATGAGGACTTTGAGGACAAATGGACCACTGTTCCCTCTCTAATGCTTGATGATAACATCTATGTAAAAGTTTTCATG ATACCAGCTAATCTCATGCTCCGAGTGGAGAGATGCTGGGCCACACCGTACCATGATCCATACAGCAACATTCAGTACACTTTCATCAAGAACAG CTGTCCAGTGCTGACCAATTACCAGACTCTGGCTGTGATGAAGAATGGACGAGGCCCAGAAGCTCTATTCAGGATCCAAATGTTTAAGTTTGTAGGCAGCTCCTACAGAGACATCTTCCTCCACTGTAACGTCCAGATCTGCCACAGCAGTACAGGAGCATGCCGGCCT AactgctccactgaggatgcATCAGCACGCACACGCAGAGACGTTGCACTGTCCCACACTGTGTCCTATGGACCAATAAAAAGACGTGAGGTTCACTCTGACAAAAGCATTCTGA ATGTAAGTGTGCCCTCAGTGGAAACCTTTGTGCTTGGAGGTCTGTTGGTGGTCCTGCTGCTCATCACTGGTGTGTTTGGGAGGCTATGGCTCAAAACCAGACGGTCTTATCCTACCCAAGAGGCCCAACTCACCCTGTCCAACATCCACCACATCTCAGAAGTGGCCAGCTAA